In Zingiber officinale cultivar Zhangliang chromosome 9B, Zo_v1.1, whole genome shotgun sequence, the genomic window gaagccttccatgagagcaaaccattgctctatcttcatcataagaaagttttcgattctagatttccaagaatcgaaactcatggatgcatatggtggaggcaccctcgtgtcgaatccaagtccgtcttggaatttcatgttgaagttgagcttgaagaaatctttgacttgaataattttgctccaacttcttcaccctctagctttgttgccccttccgacgatgattccggtgaagagcgacctcgctctgataccacttgttaggaccaaaatgtagctagagggggggggtgaatagctcgtcgcgctcctcgtgctcttcgttgcttgtttcttcaatgatatgcagcagaaatacaagaaacaaaacatacaacgctaacacaaaggatttacttggtatctaccttaagatgaggtgactaatccaaggatccacacacacgagcactctccactatgaaaacactcatttacgataactaccgaaggcggagaagcctttacaaactcacacaacaaacaagaagagaagaagaagtaaatacaagtaaatcttacaagatcgtgtacaataaaccctagctagcttcttcctcttgcttgggatgcctcttgaccttggaaacattgctccaagaagcttcaagaactggcggtgagctctGGAGAAAAACCCTCTAAGATCGCTGTGTAGATCGGGAGTGAACAGTGCGAGAGAGGTatcgaaggaatcgcacgccaacgactttatccagcgccaacgatcggatcccgatcgattggattgctcccaatcgatcggggagactttggatcgatcggtcgatcgatgcaGAGCGCCTCTGAGCTCTAgggaaacgcctggatcgattcaccgatcgatccagggcttattgcgcagaatcgcacctcccaatcgatcgcccgatagattgggagctctggatcgatcagctgattgatccagcgctgttctgtgcgattgcgaacctctcccaatcgatccaccgatcgattgggaggaagcttgtcgcggggactcacccaattgatcggccgatcgattgggcatgagccaatcgatcggctgatcgatccagctccttgattttgcccaaaatcaagtccaaagccccctaacccaacatccggtcacctatgacctgttggtacatcatgcctagcatccggtcatccttgacctgctagaactcgctcaccaagtgtccggtcaatccctttgagtcacttggacttttctttgtgccaagtatccggtcaatccctttgacctacttggactttccaacactagatgtctgatcaaacttgatccatctggatttcctgtgcctggcttcactcaccaggactttccttctgcctagtttcactcactaggacttctcatttgcctgacttcactcactaggactttccatactgcctagcttcacttactaggtctctcacctggtttcactcaccaggatttttcatactgcctgacttcactcaccaggtctttcacctggtttcactcatcatgatttccaactgcctagcttcactcactaggactttcacctagcttcactcactagggtttttccttctgcctggcttcactcaccaggtctttcacctgcctaacctcccagttaggactttcacctggctttactcaccaggattttccaatcaagtatccagtcaaccttgacctacttgactctccttcacaatctcaccacatgaacaattgtacctgcaatctccatgtcttgtctccatgtattatcaaatatcgaaactcaaacatcaagactcaagcttgacccgattcaagctcaatcaaccagatcaaccttaacctaggaAATATTGCATTAACAATCTATAGTTTGGTCATGAAAATCTATCATTTGATTGCCGAAATAGTTGGTGGTTTTTAAGTAagttcatattatatatatatatatatataatagtataatttgtataataaaatttggaaattttgagaattttaaaaGGGTGATCCAGTTTTTTTAAGAGCAGTGATGTCACCATAGAAATTTTGACTAATTtacaataatattaataaaattagaattagGCTTCAAGACCctcaattatttttatttttgataatataGATGTTTGAGATTCGCCTAGCTAATTCTATAGATAAACGATTTTTCCCCTTAGTTAGTCTATTAAGTAAATCTAAAGTATTATTGATGCACACTCACTCAAAGACCGATCTTCAAAATTATTCTCTTGAAATTTGAACTCTTACCTTCTTATTTTCTGTTTGAGTGCCTTATTAATGCACCCCACACCCATGGGGGTGTTAATTATAAGACCATCATTGAGTTTGATCTTGGATCATGATTTGTTGGGTTGGAGCCGAGTCTTGAAGTCTTCCCACGTCAAACCCCTCTCTAAATACTCGATGTTGGATGGGTTAAACGGGCCTTTGACGACATCAATGGATTGGATCACAGCCCGCCCAGGAAGAACGCTCTTGGAGGGATCCGATGAGGTCCTTGAGCTCAAACTCGAAGAGAAACCCTACAGTAACTCATAATTTTTTTCAGACATTATTTATTTTGTAATTTGTATGAAATAATAGATTAAGAATGTAAATTACACAAACTGGGCTACATCATGCAAGTCatattttcatataaaaatttataattatctCATTTTGCTCTTATAATTCAAAATATTACAAAAATACCCGCTAAAATTAAAtccattttcttcatcaaaatatGTCTCCTTTTGAAATAACATCTAACTCGCGGCTTCCATATCGTAGCTAGTTGGTCTTGCCAATGACGCACCCACAAACATTGAACCCCAATATCAatctctatttttaaaatttgcgaCTACTAACCTCCACTCATCATGCTAACTAGGCAAAGCAAATTAAGTGACCAAAGGAGAGCTAAATTAGCTAAACAGGTATGAAAAGCTAAGTGCACCAAATAGAATAGATAGATTAATCGGGCTAGTTAAGGGTTTAGCATGCACCCACAAACTTCAATTTGGTGGTTGGCCTCGCCAATTGTGCACCCACAAACATTGAATCTCAACATCAAACTACAATGCTAAACTTGTGAGTACTAGCCTCGATTCATCATCATCCTAATTAGACAAGTAAATTATGTTATCAATCTATAGTCATCCACCAAGTGAGTTAGTCTGGTTGGATGAACTGATTTAGATGGACTCGAAGGGGAtactttatttctattttttaatcTCAGTATAAaggcaaaataatttttttttataacctaGGTATTCAAATTTTGATGGATTATTCTAAAGGCAGACGACTTTTCTTCCTAGTTCGTCTATGGATAAATTCGAAGCATAGCTTATGTACGACCTTCAAAATATTCATTGATATAgaatttaaactttgatttttgtATTTATTCTTTTAAATACTTTATCACTACATTACACTCATGTATTTTTTTCCCTAGTAATTGATCAATTGATGCATTCAAAATTGTGGAATTCTCAAAAGACACACATCTAACTTTTAGATTTCTCAAAATACACACTTAGCTTGTTTCCGATTTTACTTCTCCTGTTAACCATTGTCATGCGAGAGTTCAAAGAATAACATCACTGTAAAACCGATTTTAAAAAATCAGCCCCGCATTAGTGTTGCATTTTAAAAATCAATGTCACTTTGATGCTGTATAGATCCTAAAATTAACATTACAGTTGTGTTATTTTTTGAATACAGTATCATATTGGTGTTgttatttgaaaataatatttgatgGAAGgagtaaaatgaaaaataaatacatctttaataaatttaaaaattatgtgcCCTTTTCAAATTCAGTAACTTTAAGTATGTTTTTTGCTTATATTTCGTTGGATTAACAGAATGTTGTACCTTAAAGATAAGCACCAACTCTTCTTCATCATCGACCCCGGCCCGCACCAAAAGAGCAACGTCCCTGAACGCGGCACTGTAGGCTTCCAACATCGGAATCTCCTTGTTCTGCCCGTacgcctcttcttcttcttcctctccttcttcgtaCCTCACTCGTCTCCTGATCGCTTTGCAGCTCCAGTACTGCCTGCGTAACTGCCTCATCATCACTAGCTTCCCACATTTGGAAGCGTACGCCATCGCCGTCGCAGTTGGCGGCGAGAGGGAAGGGGGAGGGAGGCGTATGGGAGGGTGGAGGACAGCGTGGATGGGCATGGGAGGAGGAGGCTTGTTGGTGGTATGCATTAACGAGAGAGCCGGCGGTGTGTGTGTGTGGGAGTTTGTGAGTTAGTGAGGGAGAGAGATGAGGATAAGAGTAGCAGGAAGCATGTGGTGCATGTAAGATTAAGTACCTATTCTGTTCAATTATTAGGGGTGTAAACTAAGAGTACAAACAAATTCAAACGATTACTTTGATTTTCAACTGTAGTATattataaaagttttttttaatgggATGATAAATCTAAAAATATTAGCCATTTGATGAGTTATCAtgaatattttttgatttattttgatgatcaataaaaaaaaatttatgagtGAGATTCAGAATTAATCAGATTAAAAAAGATGAATacttggattaaaaaaaaaatcgaacagtataaaaatattgatattcgagttcaagattgaaaaatatatgaatatgatatTCATATTTGATTGGTAAGTTAGAAAATATAAATGATTATGATGGGAGGTTGatttattctaattttaatttgaaccTAATTGACTTATAGTTTGAAatgatttatatttaaatttgaattaaataatttgagtatatttgtattaaaattatgaaaaaaataaatagaatttgATTCGCATgaattatcaaataaaatattatgaatttaaatttgatttgaaaaaaTTATGGAATAAGTTCGAGTTTATTTAGAATTCGTTAATTtcaaatagaaattaaatattttttaaaacaatttgaaAAAGTTTAAGAACAAACTTGATTCATTTGTACTCCTAGTGTAAACTAGTTGAACTAAGCCGAGTTCAGTTtctaaaaataatagaagaaggaATTGAGGCCATTGTTTCATTGACATCGTAAATGAACAATGGAGAGATTAAGGTTGCTTATTGACTCATTAAGTTAACCACTTCTCGAAAATCTCAATAATGTTTTTTAAACAAagataaaaacaaataaatataaaaaaatgaagaaaaagaaaactgctTGAATTTGTAAGATCTTAAGTCTTTAAGGTTTCGTTGAGAGCACTCAAGGACTGCAACAAGAATGGAAATGAGTATTCCGATGAAGGTCTCTTTTATCCTCTATTATAACTTTTAATTTTCTCAATTTATAGGACTGGATCGGTCAATTTTATAATTAATCCATTCGAAGAGTAGGATactagaataaaaataaaaatacaaacttaaataaatacaaacttaaataaataggtcaaagttgacccgATATTTGACAgacaatcaatatatttgttaGGACTGGTGTGAGCTAAAGAGGGGATAATGTGAATAGTTTTGATCGTTTCGTCTTGATTGCAGACTAGTCGTTCGAATGCGCATCAGAATATTTGAATCAAACTTGATGCCACATGCACAACACCGTGGTTTTACTTGGCATTCACCTCGTAATGAGACTAATCTAAAGCCTAATACTAGCGATCTACCTCCACTAAACCTTCTCCTTCTAGGAAACCTTTCAtaggtggagaaatctcttaTAATAGATTTCACATCAATACAAGATATAAAAGCAAATACAAGAATGTAAACAACTTTATCATAATCTCATTTTTGATCATTGTTAATTGCTTGAGAATGTCTTTTATTAGTTTGGGAATGCAACAACACTTTATCCAAAAATCTCCAAGAACTGGCCTTGAAAATTTCctcaaaatccctcttttaaagtCTTGAGGTTGGAGCTGATTTACACCAATTAGTTGACTAATCTTATCCATTAGTCAACTGATATGGTCTCTGCTATTCTTGTTGTTAAATGACCTCTAAACCTTCTGAAATCTATCTAATTTTGTAGATTATTTGAACATTAGTCGACTGATTCATCCGGTTAATTGGCTGATAGCAATTaatcaaatatcacaacaaatcAACCTTCTTCTGTTCAACTCTTGATTGACATCAGTTGACTAATATCAACTATCAGTCAATTGATGTCATCAGTTGAGTCGAATGGCCTAATCAACTTGtttctatttaatttttaaagtcatcagtcgactgatatcaactatcagtcgattgatgtcATCAGTCAAATCAAACAATCAAATCAACTTGCATTTGTTTGTTTTTTATctaaatcaattgattgatacCCATAATCAGTCAATTGACATTGAGTAAAAATATAGATTTTTGAATAAGCTATGTTTCGTACCTTAGATCACTTAGTTTTGATatttgaatcaaaagttatgaccttcgaaAGTTTGTTATGCTGGGACTTCCTTATTAcctagtatccgatcaaccttgacttaccaAGACTTCATTGTCGCCTAACATTCGGTTAACCTTGAACTGCCAAGACTTCATGCCTTATGCCAACTCCCTGTTGGACTTTTGACCACCAGGTGTTTGGTCAACCATGACCAAttggacttttctcttgtcaACTACCTATTTGACTTCCATtatcaagtgtccagtcaaccatgacccatTTAGACTTTCCGTCTCGTACAAACTCTATGTTGGATTTTCGATTGCCAAGTGTCTGTCAAccgtgatccacttggatttttctcatTCGAACTACGtgttggacttctgatcatcaagtgtctgatcaatcgtGACTCATTTGGACTTTTTTTCTCGTGCCCACTCCATATTAGACTTTTGAAAGCCAAGTATTTTGTCAATTGTGATTCATTTGGATTTTGCATATCTTATCAAGTATTCGgtaaaccttgatctacttgacttttcGTTTAGTGTTATGAAGCCATAAGTActattgattaaacactagtaataaaaatatcaatcccaCAAGAACTATTGATTAAATACTAGTTAACTTCATACAATGAATTATTTAGATGGTCGAAGGTTGGGAAAAGTCTTGAGAGCTAAGGTTGAGAAGGagcgagagagagggagagagttgagagagcaatagagagagagagagagagagagagagagagagagaaggagtTGATCTTGAGAGGGGATGAACTTAGAGAGATGGTTTCTAAGATTTCGATTTCGTTATGATATCGATTAATGTCCTTATGTATTGTTTATCTTCTTACCTTTATGCTTACACTTAGTTAGGGATTCTAATAAAGTTTTCAGTGCAACCCTGCGATGGTCTCACCGGAGTGTTCTCTCCATTGACAATCAGTGCTACTAAGTAGAAAAGGTAATTTAGAAGGTCTGATTACAGGGTTACCCTTTGTCACCGAGGGTCCCTATATCAAACGATCTAAATTACACAAATCACTTCCTAGCATGAAATTGGTGAAAACCCATTAAGCTCTAATTATCTAATCCCTTGTAGAAGATTAGCTTCTAATTCAAGGTAATACTCCAGAAAGTCCGATTAAAGGGTTACCCCCTGTCATTGGcccccggtcatacaatctaaAATACCTCCTGTACATGATAACTAATCCCTCACATAAATATATTTATACTATTCATATATTTCATTAAACACTTACAAGGTATAAGACacatagaacatgacataaatacttcattgaataaggaaatgacatatatatagttcatacatcaattaaacatcacaattactttctacattctagatctgAAGATCTACTCTATTGCAAAGAATTTACAATCAAGAGACAATAAATTAAGCATTATATAATCCAAAATATAAGATAGAGAAGAGAGAAATGCTTATCTATGTGTCGCTGGTCTTCTTGCTTGCAATCCGTGCTCTGGAGGTGGACAGATCATGCAGATCGATAAAGATGGAagctctaggatttccccctaatGGGAAAATCCTTTCtcaaggagagggatgaagtcccaaacccaagatgagttaAAGAATGTCTTTCTTgatccttttatacctcctccaaactgttggaccccgtggttattttgatgtgatcaaccaagttaggttaggtcctgtttagttttgatctctgtgtctaagtgtgcaggagcttaggagcacaggaagtcgagcggaagacgtagctggcgagaaggacgacatgggaagggagccaacgaactcggtgcgtccgagggacaaaaagagttatggaagagtacatcggtggacgagaagaacgtacgcgacgttcgacggatgagaagccggagcaaaaGCCTGCtggaggagaaggccagaaattgggttcggatgagccctatttcagttggccgcaatcacccaagcgatcggagcttcagaagaagaaaagaagtgaaaAGAAGCTGGAGCTATTTATACGCTGCAACATTGACGACACCCTccacattgagggcgccctccatggcgttgagggcaccctctgtaaaataccggaaaatagagaataataataagggaattttctgaaatttttagaaattttttggagctcgtacggacgagtttacGGGATAAAAATTGGGCccaagaaagcctgtttaggctaccccgttttaacgaggaaatgcttattttctaaattctttttacttttctatttctttttctttattttcttttccttccctTCGTTTCCTTCTTCCCCCGCCGAAGCCTCGCGTGCCCGACACCTCGCCGCACCTTCTCTTCTCCCGATCGCCTGCCCTAACCCCACATCTCCGCAAAACTGCCCAACGACGGTTCCATCCTTCTCCCTCACGACCTCGCTAGAAGCCGAGCACTTCCCCTCTACCTAGCGCCGGAGCCCTAGCTCTCGATCCGCCGCCGATCGATTGTCGTCCTTGCCGCAGCACCTTGGCGCCACATGGCTTCGATTAGGACCGGTGCTAGACGTTTCCTCCTGTTCGCCACCCACGATGAAGACCTAGATCTGAAGCACCTGTTCACTGGCCGCGACTTCTTCTGCCTTAGCCGGCCGACCGCAACTCCCTCACCCTTCCGAGACACCGCCGACCACAGGAGCCTAGTGCCGACGCTGTATGATCACCGAACCTTCTTCTTTGTTGATCATCTGCACCTTCCAGCAGTCCTTCTCCCTAGATCATCGCCCTTGTGCAGGCAGATCTTTGATCAGAAGGGGAAGGATCCGAGTCTAGTCTATCCTCACTGCACCATCCGGATTAGTCCTGATACTTCCGGCCACGGGAAGGTATGTGGTGGCGTTGATTcttgttgttttttttctttctctagcCGATCCTGACTTTGAGCAGTGACAGGGGTAGTTTGATGCTTAGTCGCAAGATTGTAGGCAGTGGCGTTTCTTGTTTCTGGCCATTCACGTTCGTGATGCATAAcaggtgtttgatgaaatgcctaaGTTTTTCATATCACCTCTGTTTGTGTTGGCAACTTCATCGGCGACCACCTGTTGCTGCGAGTAGTTGCAGGGACTGTGGGCATCCGTTGTAAGAGGATGTGAGGTAACAAGAACCTCATTCCATGTTGTTGTTTATTTCACATATTTAGAATTTGATTAGGTGGCGAAATAGATATGTGTCTTAAATAAGAATTTGAGTTGATTAAGTAATACTCAGTTGATAGTCTTGAGTTGTTTTGGATTTGTAGTAGACTTGGAGTTGTAAGTTGTTGCAGTATGATTGATAAGTTGAGTGTTTTGTTGTAGATGACTACATAATCGTTAATCAAATTCATTGGATTGATGTTGTGatggtttggttagttgttgatgatgatgttaggttgatgTCGATTTATGACGGAGATTTAAtttttatgataggttattgtgggttgatatcattatgtggtggCTTTGTAATTAGAGATGATTCATATATAAACCTATTCTAATAGGGTTGTATGGTTAAGGATTATTtagggatttgatttagctatttaattcataagtaattagctaaatctatatgtttgatttgcaggactttgagGCGAGACGAACGTCTCGACGATGGATTGGTTTATCTtcacatttgaggcgggtaccttgacttatctttttgatatgtcatgttgatatgtctagtaggttatagcctttagtaataattatgttcgtccttgtttcggtacgtcactaccggatacctgttacatgcttgtttgctcacctgatatgcattttatgctagtacccacatgattatatatatatatatgctcagagaggtagtgacataccatgcttgttatgttcaggatctagatttttgatatcctatctgacctgtgtactttagatcttcgtatttgaccatcgatattacggtactcattttatatatatggatatggttatgctgatcagtttattgctatgcttagtgtcatgcatcatgattgcatgctgtgcgatagtccgctccattgcTGTTGAGCACATttccagttacatggatctgcacacaccaccactcatgggttagtggtcgattcaggcagtgtgtgttgcagtagggactttgtttggctccgttggtccgctcatgggtagcgtgatgcaacgtgttagccagcagggattcctccccgtcatcgtgtatcgggagttgagagtattgcgctcccccatttatgatttggggtaggaggataggtgtactccgacagcatctcgtccactcggtcactcatcaggagtagtgacgatagagtgcacggttgtcacagccctacccactcggcctcactagtgtgtgtgagatgactgactggcgtcaggggtgaccaggatgcatcattggcaacatacgcatttatgcatttactgcttgtgtttgctgcacttatatgctgcatttggatgggtgcatatgtttgacatgcatacaggatttatgacacttctggtctgacgacctgattattctgataggtggccctggtgagtacagtactcttcagccttttctattatgcattaccttcttttgttca contains:
- the LOC122025352 gene encoding uncharacterized protein LOC122025352, with the protein product MHTTNKPPPPMPIHAVLHPPIRLPPPSLSPPTATAMAYASKCGKLVMMRQLRRQYWSCKAIRRRVRYEEGEEEEEEAYGQNKEIPMLEAYSAAFRDVALLVRAGVDDEEELVLIFKGFSSSLSSRTSSDPSKSVLPGRAVIQSIDVVKGPFNPSNIEYLERGLTWEDFKTRLQPNKS